TCGTGTTCGAGAGCGGGTTGCGCGAGGAGGATTTCTTCAAGCGCTTGCACCGCCAACTGTTCACCACCATCCTGGAGCTGGAGGGCGAGCCCGAGCGCACCGTCGACCTGCTGACGGTGACCGACGCGATGCGCAACTCGCCCGAGGGCTTGAGCGAGGCCGACTTCGGCTACGTCCTCGAGCTGCGCGACGACGCGGTGACCAAGGCGGGGCTGGAATCCCACATCGGGCTGGTGCGCGACGCCTCGACGCGACGACAGATCATCGAGACCTCGCGCCGTCTGATCGGCGAGGCCCTCGACGGTCAGGACAAGACCTCGATTCTGCTGGAGCGGGCCGAGGACGGCTTCTTCCGCATCGGCGAAAACCGGATGACCCAGGAGCTCAAGCCCCTCTCCGGTCTGGTCGACGACGCCCTGGCCGACATCCGGGCCATCCACGAGAAGCGGGCCACCGAAGACGCCGTTCCGACGGGCTTTTACGACCTGGACGAGCTGTTGACCGGTCTGCACAAATCCAACCTGATCATCCTGGCCAGCCGGCCCGGGATGGGCAAGACGGCCCTGGGCTTGAACATCGCCCAGCGGGCGGCCATCGACCGCGGCATCGGCGTGGGCTTCTTCAGTCTGGAGATGAGCGCCGCCGAGCTGGTGCGCCGGATGCTGTGCAGCGAAGCGCGGATCAATTCGCACAACGTGCGTTCGGGCAGGATCAGCGATCGGGACATGGAGGGCTTCGTCCGGGTGGCCGCCCGGTTGGCCGACGCCCCCTTCTTCATCGACGACACGGCGGCGCTGACGGTGATGGAGCTGCGGGCCAAGGCCCGCCGCCTGGTGATGCAGCGCGACATACAGTTGATCGTCGTCGACTACCTGCAGTTGATGACGGCGCCCCACCGCAAGCCGGAGAGCCGCCAGGTCGAGGTCTCGGAGATCTCGCGCTCCCTCAAGCAGTTGGCGATGGAGCTCAAGGTGCCGGTGCTGGCGATGGCTCAGCTCAACCGCGGGGTGACCTCGCGGGCCGTCAAGAGCAAGATCCCCCAGCTCTCCGACCTGCGCGAGTCCGGCGCCATCGAGCAGGACGCCGACGTGGTCATGTTCCTGCACCGCGAGGACTACTACAAGGTCGGCCGCGAGCAGAGCGAGGACGAGGCGGCCGCCGCCGGTCCCCTCAACGAGGAGGGGGTCAGCCGGATCATCGTCGCCAAGCAGCGCAACGGCCCCATCGGGCACATCCACCTGTTGTTCCTCAAGGACATCCTGCGCTTCGAGAACCTGGACCCCAGCTTCCAGCCCAGTCCCCTGGGGCCGGGGGCCGAGGTCGAAGAAGAAGAGCCGCCCTTCTAGCATGTATCCCAACCGACCGGTCTGGGCCGAGGTTGACCTCGACGCCGTGCTGGACAACCTGCGCCGCATTCGACGCCGGGTGGGTTCCGCCGTGCGAG
This genomic interval from Candidatus Coatesbacteria bacterium contains the following:
- the dnaB gene encoding replicative DNA helicase, coding for MDTRTGADSWPKNIEAERHVLGCCLRFTEGLNIVFESGLREEDFFKRLHRQLFTTILELEGEPERTVDLLTVTDAMRNSPEGLSEADFGYVLELRDDAVTKAGLESHIGLVRDASTRRQIIETSRRLIGEALDGQDKTSILLERAEDGFFRIGENRMTQELKPLSGLVDDALADIRAIHEKRATEDAVPTGFYDLDELLTGLHKSNLIILASRPGMGKTALGLNIAQRAAIDRGIGVGFFSLEMSAAELVRRMLCSEARINSHNVRSGRISDRDMEGFVRVAARLADAPFFIDDTAALTVMELRAKARRLVMQRDIQLIVVDYLQLMTAPHRKPESRQVEVSEISRSLKQLAMELKVPVLAMAQLNRGVTSRAVKSKIPQLSDLRESGAIEQDADVVMFLHREDYYKVGREQSEDEAAAAGPLNEEGVSRIIVAKQRNGPIGHIHLLFLKDILRFENLDPSFQPSPLGPGAEVEEEEPPF